A single Lysinibacter sp. HNR DNA region contains:
- a CDS encoding response regulator transcription factor — translation MIRIVLADDHPVVRAGLRALLLDDPKLDVVGEAATPDDAVALAAELEPDVVLMDLQFGTAQTGADATRSVRSLSKPPAVLVLTNYDTDSDILSAIEAGASGYLLKDTPPDELIAAIRAAAEGETALAPAIAGRLLERMRSPQPGLSTREVEVLRLVAGGATNSEIAARLHISDATVKSHLVHVYTKLGVSSRTAAVAAARESGILR, via the coding sequence ATGATTCGAATCGTGCTTGCCGATGACCATCCCGTGGTGCGAGCCGGGTTGCGCGCACTGCTCCTCGACGATCCGAAACTCGATGTTGTTGGAGAAGCAGCAACTCCCGACGACGCGGTCGCCCTTGCCGCCGAGCTTGAGCCCGATGTGGTTTTGATGGACTTGCAATTTGGCACGGCTCAGACGGGAGCTGATGCAACCCGGAGTGTCCGATCCCTATCCAAGCCGCCGGCGGTGCTGGTGCTCACAAATTATGATACGGACAGCGATATTCTTAGTGCGATCGAAGCTGGGGCTAGCGGATACCTTCTCAAAGATACCCCGCCCGATGAGCTCATTGCTGCGATCCGCGCCGCAGCCGAGGGTGAAACGGCTCTGGCCCCGGCGATAGCGGGTCGCCTACTCGAACGGATGCGTTCCCCGCAGCCCGGCCTCAGCACCCGTGAGGTCGAAGTTCTTCGCCTGGTGGCCGGTGGTGCTACAAACAGCGAGATTGCGGCACGTTTGCACATCAGCGACGCGACCGTGAAGTCTCACCTGGTGCATGTCTATACCAAGCTTGGCGTTTCCTCCCGTACCGCCGCCGTTGCCGCCGCTCGTGAGAGTGGCATACTGCGTTAG
- a CDS encoding sensor histidine kinase, which translates to MPHSILAPVFIGLRIGLHSLLMGLTVFAVARAFIVSSPDAMWVLIAGVAFVAVYLAGAWAARTADDRRLPHSFVAAWVALLTLLWVVLMWLSPEGAYLVFPLFFLYLHVLPVAGGVAAILVTTGFAICAIGLHIGFSVGGVIGPLVGAGVALLIGFAYRALMREAAERERLLAELVRTREQLAETERKQGALAERARLAREIHDTVAQGLSSIQMLLRAAERDTPEPGAGYLKLARETAANSLIDTRQIIRELTPSRLNNGLAAALRRLGQEQEKQASIPVRVTVEDIDLPMAIQTALLRIAQGTLSNTVRHAAASRISVELTSAEGSAILTVQDDGRGFDVSSAVTNPNNVNSFGLRAMQERIEQFDGTLDITSTPGQGTTVIARLPLPVRDEMES; encoded by the coding sequence ATGCCACATTCAATCCTTGCCCCGGTTTTCATCGGGCTCCGCATCGGCCTCCACTCCCTCCTCATGGGGCTCACGGTCTTTGCGGTTGCGCGCGCATTTATTGTGTCATCCCCCGACGCTATGTGGGTATTGATCGCGGGGGTTGCGTTTGTTGCGGTCTATCTTGCGGGTGCGTGGGCGGCTCGCACGGCTGACGATAGGAGGCTCCCGCACAGCTTTGTTGCTGCCTGGGTGGCACTACTCACCCTGCTCTGGGTTGTACTGATGTGGTTGAGCCCCGAGGGTGCCTATCTTGTCTTCCCACTGTTTTTTCTCTATCTTCATGTGCTTCCCGTTGCGGGTGGTGTAGCTGCGATCCTGGTTACGACAGGTTTTGCGATCTGCGCGATTGGCCTACACATTGGATTTAGTGTTGGCGGAGTGATTGGCCCGCTTGTGGGGGCGGGTGTCGCTCTTCTTATCGGATTTGCTTACCGTGCGCTTATGCGAGAGGCAGCAGAGCGCGAACGGCTCCTGGCAGAGTTGGTTCGTACCCGTGAACAGCTCGCCGAGACGGAACGTAAACAGGGTGCGCTAGCGGAGCGAGCCAGACTTGCCCGCGAGATCCACGACACCGTAGCCCAGGGTCTCTCCTCGATTCAGATGCTGCTGCGCGCGGCTGAACGCGATACACCGGAGCCCGGTGCTGGTTATCTGAAATTGGCGCGCGAAACAGCTGCCAACAGTCTCATCGACACCCGTCAGATCATTCGTGAGCTCACCCCGAGCCGCCTCAACAATGGTCTAGCCGCGGCCCTTCGCAGGCTCGGTCAGGAACAGGAGAAGCAGGCATCGATACCCGTGAGGGTAACGGTGGAAGATATCGATTTGCCGATGGCCATCCAGACGGCTCTCTTACGCATTGCCCAGGGTACACTCTCCAATACCGTTCGTCATGCGGCGGCTTCGCGTATCTCTGTTGAACTCACCTCTGCGGAGGGATCAGCAATATTGACAGTGCAAGACGATGGGCGGGGTTTCGACGTGTCCAGTGCTGTTACGAACCCGAACAACGTTAACTCCTTTGGGCTGCGGGCCATGCAGGAGCGCATCGAACAGTTCGACGGTACCCTCGATATCACCTCAACACCGGGTCAGGGCACAACTGTTATTGCTCGGTTACCGTTGCCTGTGAGAGATGAGATGGAATCATGA
- a CDS encoding trypsin-like serine protease — MTVVNMLNETITVPVPDDGRSYFAEESKSITDTEEHPALPHDSDTEFPNNGTPIEPRGIVGKDQRKKVVSPQIASQAHRSVVFLQLKIGDGYGSCSGGIAGPHLVFTAAHCLYNKDAPEKNRWAQDVKVIVGKEGDTQVRTCKIDRKRTVVPKAWYVDHNYDRDWAIIKHDCDLSMNFLGFNRRVITDKDFESGKYYAFISGYPRDKMIENANFFMYEEYGEIEKHPQSPLRFRYRISTDEGQSGSPIWFDGERGPVMIGIHSRGFMNQTEDKYNYGVRLGPGMLAVLHQFMNE, encoded by the coding sequence ATGACCGTTGTTAACATGCTGAATGAGACAATCACCGTACCCGTTCCTGATGATGGACGCTCGTACTTCGCGGAAGAGAGCAAAAGCATTACTGACACTGAGGAACATCCTGCTCTTCCTCACGATAGTGACACGGAGTTCCCCAACAATGGAACCCCAATAGAACCGCGTGGTATTGTCGGTAAAGATCAAAGGAAGAAAGTAGTCTCCCCCCAGATAGCTAGCCAGGCTCATAGGTCCGTGGTGTTTCTCCAACTCAAAATTGGCGATGGGTATGGCTCTTGTTCCGGTGGCATAGCTGGCCCACACCTCGTTTTCACTGCGGCACACTGCCTTTACAATAAAGACGCTCCTGAGAAAAATCGTTGGGCGCAGGACGTGAAAGTAATTGTAGGCAAGGAGGGGGACACCCAGGTGCGAACTTGTAAAATAGACCGTAAGCGCACTGTGGTACCTAAGGCCTGGTACGTGGACCATAACTACGACCGGGACTGGGCTATTATTAAGCATGATTGCGATCTATCGATGAACTTCCTAGGTTTCAACAGGCGTGTTATCACTGATAAAGATTTTGAAAGTGGTAAATACTATGCTTTTATTAGTGGCTATCCCCGGGATAAAATGATAGAAAATGCTAATTTCTTCATGTATGAGGAGTATGGGGAAATTGAGAAGCATCCTCAAAGCCCTCTGCGCTTCAGGTACCGTATCAGTACGGACGAGGGACAGAGCGGTTCTCCCATTTGGTTCGACGGAGAGCGTGGCCCCGTCATGATTGGCATACACTCACGGGGATTTATGAACCAGACAGAGGATAAATACAATTATGGAGTCCGACTTGGGCCAGGAATGCTTGCCGTGCTACATCAGTTTATGAATGAATAG
- a CDS encoding PfkB family carbohydrate kinase translates to MQRGKLGGNVALIEAVGADDHGDFLKQSIARSRVDHTHVSTLEGVATGTAVITVDGHGENTIIVSPGANGRLGQQHLDEAGAAFDGAALVCLCLCLEINTQTVLDAAGRARAARARVLFNLPPHGGSR, encoded by the coding sequence TTGCAGCGGGGCAAGCTCGGCGGCAACGTTGCTCTCATCGAAGCGGTGGGTGCCGACGACCACGGTGACTTCCTGAAGCAGAGCATTGCGCGCTCCAGGGTAGACCACACTCACGTGAGCACGCTTGAGGGCGTGGCCACGGGAACCGCCGTGATCACGGTTGACGGGCACGGAGAAAACACCATCATCGTATCGCCAGGAGCCAACGGTCGGTTGGGTCAGCAGCACCTGGATGAGGCCGGTGCCGCGTTTGACGGTGCCGCGCTGGTGTGCCTGTGCCTGTGCCTCGAAATCAACACACAAACAGTGCTGGATGCGGCCGGGCGCGCACGGGCGGCCAGGGCACGGGTGCTGTTTAACCTGCCCCCACACGGAGGTTCCCGGTGA
- a CDS encoding IS3 family transposase (programmed frameshift), which translates to MTLKNYPEEFKRQAVELYETTPGATIGSISHDLGVSRSTLSIWKKRYGTTAQYRTVAVGEQSVSDSDDSRVRELQTENRVLRLEKAKLETEREIPRQAAKYSLRRDKLVSRFQFVEDHRDTYEVKWLCAILEIAKSSFYAWRKGFPARAARKHADEELSGRIRHAQSPTKGGDPAYAPPRVTAHLNDGVPACRRVNHKRVARVMRERGLAGLRLRRRVKATIPDQSTQKIPDALQRDFTAQRVNPKYVGDITYLPLASGGNLYLATMIDCYSRKLVGWAVADHMRVSLVIDALKDAAHIRGSLVGTVFHSDRGSVYTSESYATVCQSLGVTQSMGAVGSSADNALAESFNATLKREVLAGNSMFRDEVECRRSVFQWATQYNTVRQHSYCGLISPDRYESTTLRRTA; encoded by the exons ATGACCTTGAAGAATTACCCGGAGGAGTTCAAGCGTCAAGCTGTGGAGCTTTACGAAACAACCCCCGGAGCAACTATTGGCTCTATCTCACACGATCTTGGAGTCTCTAGAAGCACACTATCGATCTGGAAAAAACGGTACGGCACCACTGCCCAGTACCGGACTGTTGCTGTTGGCGAACAGAGTGTTTCTGACAGTGATGATTCCCGTGTACGAGAACTCCAAACCGAGAATCGAGTGCTGCGGCTAGAGAAAGCGAAGCTGGAAACTGAACGTGAGATCCCCAGGCAGGCCGCTAAATATTCGT TAAGGAGAGACAAATTGGTGAGCCGCTTCCAGTTTGTTGAAGACCACCGTGACACCTATGAGGTGAAGTGGCTCTGTGCGATCCTTGAGATCGCGAAATCATCCTTCTACGCGTGGAGGAAAGGCTTCCCCGCCAGGGCTGCCCGTAAACACGCAGATGAAGAGCTTTCAGGGCGTATCCGTCACGCACAATCTCCTACCAAGGGTGGAGACCCAGCCTACGCCCCCCCCCGGGTGACCGCGCATCTGAACGATGGGGTACCTGCGTGTAGGCGGGTGAATCATAAACGAGTTGCGCGGGTCATGCGTGAACGGGGTCTGGCCGGTTTACGGTTACGTCGTCGGGTGAAAGCCACTATTCCTGACCAGTCCACACAGAAGATACCTGATGCACTCCAACGAGATTTCACCGCCCAGAGGGTGAACCCAAAATATGTGGGTGATATCACCTACCTGCCTCTTGCCTCGGGTGGGAATCTGTACCTGGCAACCATGATTGATTGTTACTCACGAAAGCTCGTGGGATGGGCGGTAGCTGATCACATGCGAGTTTCTCTGGTTATTGACGCGCTGAAAGATGCGGCTCATATCCGGGGAAGCTTGGTTGGTACAGTTTTCCACTCGGATCGCGGGTCTGTTTACACCTCTGAGAGCTACGCGACAGTATGTCAGAGTTTGGGTGTGACCCAGTCAATGGGAGCGGTGGGTAGCAGCGCGGATAACGCTCTCGCGGAATCCTTTAACGCAACCCTGAAGAGAGAAGTCCTGGCTGGGAACTCGATGTTCCGGGACGAAGTCGAGTGCCGTAGGTCCGTGTTTCAGTGGGCAACTCAGTATAACACGGTGAGGCAGCATTCGTATTGCGGGTTAATCTCCCCAGATAGGTACGAGAGCACTACTCTGAGAAGAACAGCCTAA
- a CDS encoding VapA/VapB family virulence-associated protein: MKKTLRSAIAGIALICSIGMASPAVAAPATSVSATATTNIGAPYSCSEESASASGQIQLILFYARAKIEVQGRTFIGHSGGFGAGAGVTVGKVIAHCGFNALFEKTDSFQINNVGGVVNVLFFGPGTQLLGTFIGGNIGLGAGVFGGSGNWNN, translated from the coding sequence ATGAAAAAAACACTACGGTCCGCAATCGCTGGAATTGCGCTCATCTGCAGTATTGGTATGGCTTCGCCGGCGGTAGCTGCACCAGCAACATCAGTCTCTGCAACAGCTACAACGAACATCGGTGCACCGTACTCTTGTAGCGAGGAATCTGCGAGCGCTTCCGGTCAAATTCAGCTTATACTTTTTTATGCCCGAGCCAAAATAGAGGTGCAAGGTAGAACTTTTATTGGACATAGTGGTGGGTTCGGAGCAGGTGCTGGAGTTACCGTTGGCAAAGTAATAGCGCACTGCGGGTTTAATGCCCTGTTTGAAAAAACAGATTCTTTCCAAATAAATAATGTTGGTGGTGTCGTAAACGTTCTTTTTTTCGGACCGGGAACCCAGCTCTTGGGAACCTTTATTGGTGGCAATATAGGCCTCGGTGCCGGTGTCTTTGGTGGTAGTGGTAACTGGAATAACTAA
- a CDS encoding DUF2993 domain-containing protein, producing the protein MNRGVKRLLISLGVVAVLGGILAGALAVIDPWVRDRVEDAVGDAIVSQLGGASGGQIEVTTGGFMMIPQVLSGKLDDVTVSLEGATVGEGRGDVTLTLKGLPAVPTAPFESGTMSVTMDSSAIADVIGKMDTAAIGEVTVEDGLLRVSRTQSVLRSEIQIDVWLSVSAQDNNLVLAPVRIAVNGSEISSEDAVARFGGVAALGLEPRSVCVAQFFPRGLTLTSLEQSANEYTFNFTVAPNFISDSAQRELGSCG; encoded by the coding sequence ATGAACCGGGGTGTAAAGCGCTTACTCATCTCACTGGGAGTTGTGGCCGTGCTGGGAGGCATTTTGGCTGGCGCTCTTGCCGTCATTGACCCCTGGGTTCGTGATCGGGTTGAGGATGCGGTTGGTGACGCGATTGTGTCGCAGCTGGGGGGTGCCTCGGGCGGTCAGATTGAGGTCACAACCGGTGGCTTTATGATGATTCCTCAAGTTCTCAGTGGCAAACTCGACGATGTGACGGTGTCGCTAGAAGGCGCTACGGTTGGTGAGGGTCGGGGTGATGTGACTCTGACGCTCAAGGGGCTTCCGGCGGTACCCACCGCCCCCTTTGAGAGCGGCACAATGTCGGTCACTATGGATTCTTCGGCCATAGCAGATGTCATTGGCAAGATGGATACCGCCGCGATCGGGGAGGTCACTGTTGAGGACGGTCTTCTCCGGGTGAGCAGAACACAGAGCGTCCTCCGCTCCGAGATCCAGATTGACGTGTGGCTCTCGGTATCGGCTCAGGACAATAACCTGGTTTTGGCCCCGGTGCGCATCGCGGTTAACGGTTCGGAGATCTCGAGCGAAGACGCAGTGGCGCGATTTGGAGGAGTGGCCGCACTGGGTCTTGAGCCGCGATCGGTGTGTGTGGCGCAGTTCTTTCCACGGGGGCTCACCCTCACCTCGCTTGAGCAATCCGCAAACGAGTACACATTTAACTTTACGGTGGCTCCCAACTTTATCTCAGACTCCGCCCAGCGCGAGTTGGGAAGCTGTGGCTGA
- a CDS encoding M60 family metallopeptidase: MKLTFLLHAVLSVGLVSSVTLSALPTHAQTPQNSPTSLEISTDTHESFSLTIPPLGSTSNAQQRENRLMSHSELNPTGRFVKTGTQLTIEVTSEPNTELFLGIGMKGVYTDLNTGKDTGITTHPLNPGKNLVTSSVDGMVYLINRSDSLTSKATITGGTPAPFFRLHETSENDWQTMLNTRGNSLFTEIQGDRTFLTIRTDLVKKHLKKPAAELVSYFDTVVKLTNEVYGLQDNATGVAHKQKHRIHLATPDTGGGYAHATNGHLGFMTSTGAATDLLRGNIADQWGLWHEIGHTYQTPQYRWDGLGEVTVNISSLYVQEKLGYPNRLSSRKADIKNFLSQVQNGRTYDEENDLFVKLGLFEQLRIAYGDNFFPRLSQEYRVHNALHQSESNTSTQQQQLILNASRVAQRDLSTYFKNWGLTVSAETAQKLAEFPLSQFPFGTISFQIKRLLTALSPNIHFHEDPSTPHHTLSS; this comes from the coding sequence TTGAAACTAACTTTTCTTCTTCATGCCGTTTTGTCCGTTGGGTTAGTATCGTCAGTCACCCTCTCGGCCCTGCCCACTCATGCTCAGACACCACAAAACAGCCCTACCTCGCTTGAGATCAGCACCGATACTCACGAAAGCTTCTCCCTCACCATTCCCCCACTGGGCAGCACGAGCAACGCCCAACAACGCGAAAATCGTCTCATGAGCCACAGCGAACTCAACCCCACGGGACGTTTCGTGAAAACAGGAACACAACTCACTATAGAAGTCACCTCCGAACCCAATACCGAGCTCTTCCTCGGCATTGGTATGAAGGGAGTATATACCGACCTGAACACCGGGAAAGACACAGGAATTACCACCCACCCACTGAACCCTGGAAAGAACCTCGTCACTTCCTCCGTCGACGGAATGGTCTACCTCATCAACAGATCCGACTCCCTCACAAGTAAAGCAACCATCACCGGAGGAACTCCGGCCCCGTTCTTCCGACTGCATGAAACATCCGAGAACGACTGGCAAACCATGCTTAACACCCGAGGAAACTCGCTGTTTACAGAAATACAAGGAGATCGCACATTTCTCACGATTCGCACTGATCTTGTCAAAAAACACCTGAAAAAACCCGCGGCCGAGTTAGTGTCTTATTTCGATACTGTTGTGAAACTCACCAACGAGGTCTACGGCTTACAGGACAATGCGACAGGAGTCGCCCATAAACAAAAACACCGCATTCATCTAGCAACCCCAGACACTGGAGGAGGCTACGCCCATGCCACTAACGGCCATTTAGGGTTCATGACTTCTACCGGAGCCGCAACAGACCTACTCAGAGGCAATATCGCCGATCAATGGGGACTCTGGCACGAAATTGGTCACACCTACCAAACACCGCAGTACAGATGGGATGGCCTCGGAGAAGTAACTGTCAATATTTCATCACTGTATGTGCAAGAAAAGCTAGGATACCCCAACCGTCTTTCCTCACGTAAAGCAGATATCAAAAACTTTCTTTCTCAGGTTCAAAACGGTCGAACCTACGACGAGGAAAACGACCTCTTCGTGAAACTAGGACTGTTCGAACAACTGCGAATTGCCTACGGCGATAACTTTTTCCCGCGGTTATCACAAGAATATCGAGTCCACAACGCACTCCATCAATCAGAAAGCAACACCTCAACACAGCAGCAACAGCTTATTCTGAACGCCTCCCGCGTGGCACAGCGAGACCTCTCAACGTACTTTAAAAACTGGGGCTTAACCGTCTCAGCAGAAACCGCTCAAAAACTCGCGGAGTTCCCCCTGTCGCAGTTCCCATTTGGAACAATATCGTTTCAGATCAAAAGATTATTGACCGCCTTGTCCCCGAATATACACTTCCACGAGGATCCCTCCACACCCCACCACACACTGTCCTCTTAG
- the argS gene encoding arginine--tRNA ligase, translated as MTPEQLSQAILAITNNILAQRGDQSTTATLEDAAVERPRNKEHGDWASNVAMRFAKRIGANPREFATEIADALREVDGVASVDIAGPGFINIRLTAGAAGQVIREIVERGYEYGRNNSLSGRRINMEFVSANPTGPLHLGHTRWAALGDSLSRVLRAAGADLTAEYYINDAGSQMDKFGYSVLAAVRGEPTPEGGYPGEYIAELARQILAEIPEVVDLPEEEALVAVRERAYQLQMAEIKRSLEHFRVYFDVFFSERSLHETDPRAGRSPIEASVERLREQGHVYEEDGAVWVRTTDFTDDKDRVITRGNGVYTYFAADAAYYLSKKDRGFTEKIYLLGADHHGYVNRLKAIAGAAGEDPDTNIKVMIGQLVNLNGAKLSKRAGNIVELDDLLEWLGADALRYWLARYPADSPLSLEGEKLRSRSNENPVFYVQYAHARTSAVARNAAAAGVDTSVFAPDLLTHGTETDLIGALQEYPRVVGHSAELREPHRIARYLEDLAGYYHRWYDACRVTPLGDESVSPLHQTRLWLNNSVGIVIRNGLDLLGVEAPERM; from the coding sequence GTGACACCTGAACAACTATCGCAAGCCATCCTTGCCATTACCAACAATATCCTGGCGCAGCGCGGTGATCAGAGCACCACCGCAACCCTTGAGGATGCCGCGGTTGAGCGCCCCCGCAATAAAGAGCATGGCGATTGGGCCTCCAACGTTGCAATGAGGTTTGCCAAGCGCATTGGTGCAAACCCCCGGGAGTTCGCGACCGAAATCGCGGATGCCCTGCGTGAGGTTGACGGTGTTGCCAGCGTTGATATTGCGGGCCCCGGGTTTATTAATATCCGCCTCACGGCCGGTGCTGCGGGTCAGGTTATTCGGGAGATCGTTGAGCGGGGATACGAGTACGGGCGTAATAATTCGCTGAGCGGACGTCGCATCAATATGGAGTTTGTCTCCGCGAACCCCACAGGACCCCTTCACCTGGGGCACACCCGCTGGGCCGCGCTGGGGGACTCCCTGTCGCGTGTGCTGCGGGCCGCCGGGGCGGATCTCACTGCTGAGTACTACATTAACGATGCCGGTTCGCAGATGGATAAATTTGGTTACTCCGTGCTCGCGGCGGTGCGGGGTGAGCCCACACCCGAGGGTGGATATCCGGGGGAGTACATTGCCGAGCTTGCCCGTCAGATTCTCGCGGAGATCCCCGAGGTGGTTGATCTTCCCGAGGAAGAGGCTCTGGTCGCGGTGCGAGAGCGCGCCTACCAGCTACAAATGGCCGAGATCAAACGGTCACTCGAACACTTTCGGGTCTACTTCGATGTGTTTTTCTCGGAGAGGAGCCTGCACGAGACCGACCCCAGGGCGGGACGAAGCCCGATTGAGGCCTCCGTCGAGCGTCTGCGTGAACAGGGCCACGTCTATGAAGAAGACGGCGCGGTGTGGGTGCGCACCACGGATTTTACCGACGACAAAGACCGCGTGATTACACGGGGTAACGGTGTGTACACCTATTTTGCCGCGGACGCCGCCTACTATCTGAGCAAGAAGGATCGAGGTTTTACCGAGAAGATCTATCTGCTGGGCGCCGATCACCACGGTTATGTGAATCGATTAAAGGCGATTGCGGGGGCCGCGGGAGAAGATCCCGACACCAATATTAAGGTGATGATCGGGCAACTGGTGAACCTCAACGGGGCCAAGCTCTCGAAGCGCGCGGGAAACATCGTTGAGCTTGATGACCTGCTTGAGTGGCTGGGCGCGGATGCCCTACGCTACTGGTTGGCGCGGTATCCGGCGGATTCTCCGCTCTCACTCGAGGGTGAGAAGCTGCGCAGTCGCTCCAACGAAAATCCCGTGTTTTATGTGCAGTACGCGCATGCCCGCACATCCGCGGTGGCTCGTAATGCCGCCGCTGCCGGTGTTGATACCTCGGTGTTTGCTCCGGATTTGTTGACGCACGGCACCGAAACCGATCTGATCGGGGCCCTGCAGGAGTATCCGCGCGTGGTGGGACACTCCGCCGAATTGCGTGAACCTCACCGTATTGCCCGTTACCTGGAGGATCTGGCCGGGTATTACCACCGCTGGTACGACGCATGTCGAGTCACCCCGCTTGGCGACGAGAGCGTGTCCCCCCTGCATCAAACTCGCCTGTGGCTGAATAACTCGGTGGGTATCGTGATCCGCAACGGGCTCGACCTTTTGGGGGTTGAGGCACCGGAGCGCATGTAG
- a CDS encoding transposase, with product MTGEIIDQKELAAQLLAQAQEQGVSLVGPGGLLSSLTKTVLESAFEAELTEHLGHEPGDTPTRTNHRNGTRAKTVLTEIGPVKIDVPRDREASFKPMIAPKRKRRLGGIDEMVLSLTVRGLTTEEIQGYFEEIYGTKVSKDTISRITDKVLGELAEWSSRPLNALYPVIFTGPVQNS from the coding sequence GTGACCGGAGAAATCATTGATCAGAAAGAACTCGCAGCCCAGCTTTTAGCGCAGGCCCAGGAACAAGGCGTCAGCCTGGTAGGTCCCGGCGGGTTACTCTCGAGCTTAACGAAAACCGTGTTGGAATCCGCGTTCGAAGCAGAACTGACTGAACACCTCGGTCACGAACCTGGTGATACCCCCACCAGGACAAATCACCGCAACGGAACCCGAGCAAAAACCGTGCTCACCGAGATCGGTCCAGTCAAGATTGACGTTCCCAGGGATCGGGAAGCATCATTTAAACCCATGATCGCACCCAAGCGTAAACGCCGGTTGGGTGGGATCGATGAGATGGTGCTCTCGTTAACCGTGCGAGGATTAACCACCGAGGAGATACAAGGGTATTTCGAAGAGATCTACGGAACGAAAGTCTCTAAAGACACTATCTCCCGGATCACCGATAAAGTTCTCGGAGAGCTTGCTGAGTGGTCCTCCCGCCCACTGAATGCGCTCTACCCGGTGATCTTTACAGGCCCCGTGCAGAACTCGTGA
- a CDS encoding putative mucin/carbohydrate-binding domain-containing protein, with protein sequence MKNTQGIPNALTSKIDVERGTTLDLLGISDHSVATITLNPTQKTIQTQSNTDAWSHDYFKDKDYIRFSLFDVDASPIKNITIQGQNSGRELQKILDGHTYSDGQFIQIFHAEPRTRLARYDNNTPTQPSTAQAQAQNFIIRKDRLIPTTEIKPFGGTSAAVNLLGSGDRSVATVILNPSTGKIQAKNNTHTWSNIYFKDQDYIRFSLFDVDASPIKNITIQGQNSGQELQKILDGQAYSDGQFIQIFHAEPQTRLMRYDNGTPTEYTPAQTQNFVIREDRLIPTTEIDILP encoded by the coding sequence GTGAAAAACACACAGGGTATTCCTAACGCCCTCACCTCAAAAATTGATGTAGAAAGAGGAACCACCCTAGACCTCTTAGGCATCAGCGACCACTCAGTAGCCACAATAACCCTAAACCCCACACAAAAAACAATCCAGACACAAAGCAACACAGACGCCTGGAGCCACGACTACTTTAAAGACAAAGACTACATCCGTTTTTCCCTCTTTGACGTCGACGCATCACCCATAAAAAACATCACCATTCAAGGACAAAACTCGGGCCGAGAACTACAAAAAATCCTTGACGGCCACACTTACTCCGACGGACAATTCATCCAGATATTCCACGCCGAACCAAGAACCAGACTCGCCCGCTACGACAACAACACCCCCACCCAACCCAGCACCGCCCAAGCCCAAGCCCAAAACTTCATCATCCGCAAAGATCGACTCATCCCCACCACAGAAATCAAACCGTTTGGCGGGACAAGTGCTGCTGTAAACCTTTTAGGCAGCGGCGACCGTTCAGTAGCCACAGTTATATTAAATCCCTCAACAGGAAAGATTCAAGCAAAAAACAACACACATACGTGGAGTAACATCTATTTTAAAGACCAAGACTACATCCGTTTTTCCCTCTTTGACGTCGACGCATCACCCATAAAAAACATCACCATTCAAGGACAAAACTCGGGTCAGGAACTACAAAAAATCCTTGACGGCCAGGCCTATTCCGACGGACAATTCATCCAGATATTCCACGCTGAACCACAGACCAGGCTCATGCGTTACGACAACGGCACTCCAACGGAATACACTCCAGCCCAAACCCAAAACTTCGTCATCCGTGAAGATCGACTCATCCCCACCACAGAAATCGATATACTCCCATGA